The Streptomyces sp. JB150 genomic interval ACCAGACGAACAGCCATAGGCCGCGGGTGTAGCCGTCCATGAGTCCCGCCCAGGCGTAGGCGAATGCCCACCCGGCCGGCGGGATGGAAGCCGCGACGAAGCCCATCCCGTCCCAGCCGAAGCGCAGCCAGGCGCAGCAGAAAGTGATACTGCCGCAGACGATCCACGCCCACGCCCAGCAGCGCAGGGGCGCGAAGTACAGCAGCAGCTCGAGGCCGCCGGTCGTTGTGGGCGGGGTGACGATGAAGCTGGCGCCGAAGCACACCTTGCCGATGCCCATGAAGAGGAGGAACGGGCCGCGGGTGCCGAGATGCCCACTGAACCAGCTGGGCGCCCGGCGCAGCATTCAGACCGCCCGGGGCGGCTCAGCCGTAGCCGGCGAGGACGGGCGAGCCGGGGAGACCTGGCCGCGGGTCAGCAGGCCGAGCGCCGCGAGGACAACGGCGTTCAGAGCGCCCACCTTCTCCGCCGAGAGTTCCAACCCGTAGGCAGCGAGGAGCGCGGCGACCGCTGCGACGAGGCCGGTGAACGCGGACGGCGCGATGGGCCGGGTCACGGCGGCCGTGGCCGCAGCAAAGACGGCGGAGATGACGGCGACGATCGCGCCGGCCTGCTCGGCGGACAGGCCGAACTGGAACGTGACGAGCAGCGACAGGCCCGCCGAGACGGCGGCGATGATGAGCGCGGGCTCACGGCCGAAAGGACGCATCGGTGTTCTCGTTTCTGCTGGTAGGGCATCACTTTGCGGGCATCCGCAAAGTGATCAGGGGGTGACGTCGAAGCCGTACTTGTCGCCGAGGCGTTCGAGGCTCACACGGCCGGGGATACCGTCGGCGTCGCTGCCGCGGTAGCCGAGCTTGCGCTGCCACTTGGCGTAGGCGTCGATCGTGGAGGTGCCGAAGTGGCCGTCGCTGTACCGCTTCGCAAGCAGTCCGGCGTCGACCAGGGCGGCCTCGACCGTGCGGACGCCGCTGTACGTGACCGGCGTGCCCTTGGCGGCCGGGTTGGACTTGGCTGCAGCGACCAGCCGGGACAGGTCGACGACCGGCTTGACCGGCTTGGGCAGCGGCTTGGGCGCCGGGGGCTTCGGCGTGGACGGGGTCGCGCCGGCGAGCCGGGCGGCGACGCGGTTGAGGATGTCGTCCCAGTCCATGCCCGGGCCGCGCGGGTCGATCTTGCCAGGCTGCCAGTCGAGGTGCCGGATCGCAGAGCGGGCCGTCCAGCCGTACCGTCGGCAGATCGCCGTGATGGCGCGGACTATGGCCTCGATCTGCTCGGGCGGCCAGGGGTCCTTGCCGTCGCCCATGTTCTCGCACTCGAAGCCGTAGAAGTGCCGGTTGCCATCGACGGTGGCCTCGTTGTCGGCGGGCGGGGCCTTCTCTGCGATGACCGCGGCGAGGACGTCCGGGTCGCCGAGGCCGGCGTGGTTGGCGCGGCCGTAGCCGACGAGGTGGACGCGGCCGTCCTTGGTGATGACGCCGTTGCACAGCGGGCCGGGCAGGCTGCTGTGGCCCTTGCGGCACAGCTCGACGGTGGTGGCGCTGCCGCGGGTGACGGTGTGGTGGACCATGATGCCGTTGACGGGGCCCCACGGTCCCTTGCTGTTGCGGTTGTGGGTCTCCCAGTTGCCGACCTCGACGACGTCGAGGCCCTCGTCGCGCAGGCAGTCGAGGAAGTCGGCAGCGGACATGGGTGTGGCCAAGGCGGGCCCCCTTCTGAAGACGCCCTCGGGGGCGCGGGCGGGTGGGTTAGAGGCTGACGGTGACGCCGTTGAAGCCGATCCACGGAGGCTTGACGCTGCTGCCGAAGCCGTGGACTTCCAGGTAGCCGTCGGTCTTGACGTCGAGCTTGAGGGCGATGCGGTCGCTGCTGATGTCGGAGCAGGGGATGAGAACCGTGCGCAGCGTGGACGGGCGCGCGGCGGACGGCAGCGCCGTGTTGTTGACGACGTAGCTCGACGCCGGCGACGACGGGTAGGAGGCCCGGCCCAGCGCGCCGCGGAACTGCAGGCTCTCCTCGCCGCTGATGTTGAGGATCCGGTACTGCAGGCTTCCGTTGGAGTTGCCGTTCTGCGTCCACGGGCTCTCGGGGGTGATCGTCTTCCAGGTGGACTGGCCGACCGACACCGCGGTCCAGGCGGTGCCGTCCCACAAGTCGAGGCGGTTGATGTCCTGCAGCCAGGTCAGCATGCCCTCGACCGGGGCCTGGTCTCCGGCGAGGGTGGCGCCGCGCGCGGACGCGGACGCGAAGCGGAGAACACCGCGCGGGATGACGCCGTCGGCGAGGGCCCGGATGGCGTCCGGGATGGACGGCGGGTCGGTGAGCTGCCACAGGTCGATGCCCTGGCCCCACTGGTCCGTCGTGGTCACGGGCCCTCCTAGATGGTGTAGCTGATCCCGTCGAGGGACACCCACGACGGCAGGTTGCTGGACTGGTAGGTGCGCAGGACGCCCGCCGTGTTGATCTCCAGGCGCACTGTGGCCGGGACGACGGTGGCGTCGCGGGCCACCGCCCAGGCCACGGACGCGCTGGGGCGGATCGCGGCCGGGAGGGTGGCGAGGGTGGCGCCGTCGGCGATGGTTCCGGAGGTGGGCCCGATGCGGCCGCGCATCCAGATCCGGCGTCCTTCCCGCAGGTAGGAGGCGGTGTAGCCGTGCCCGGGGTTCTGGAAGCCGGCGGCCAAGGTGAGGTTCGTCCAGCCGGACGTGGTGGCCGCACGGCCGCGGCAGAGCCAGTTGCCCATGCTGTTCTGGTCGAGGATGACGACGTCGCCGACCGCGGGCAGGGCGTAGGTCTCGAGGCAGCGGATGTCCTCGATGCCGTCGGCGTCGATGGTGCCGTCCGTGTTGACGGCGGTGACGGTGGCGAGCCGCCAGTCGGAGCCGCGCACTGACGGCGCCCGCTCCCCCGCGCGCCGAGCCTGCTGCTGCAACGCCCACGCGAGGTCGCGGTGGCCAGCATGCGAGGACTTCACGCATCCTCCTTCGCGCTGATCGTCGAGATCGGAAAGCTGCCGCCCTCGTCGAGCGGCACACTGAAGCTGGCCACCTGGTGGAGCTCCCGGGTGCCGTCCTCGTGCATCACCCGCAGCACGTCCCCGGGTTCGAGCGCAGGGTTGGGCAGGGAGCTGATGTCGCCGGAGGCGTTCGGTGCCCGCGCGGCGGCCAGCTTGAGGTTGGCGGCCTGCGCGCAGGCGTTGACCGTGGTCAGCGTCGACGAGCTGTAGAAGAGCGGCCGGCGACCAAACGGTCCGCCCCAGTACGTCGGGCTGCTGGTGTCGCTGTCGACGGCCAGAGCGGAGACGGGCGGCGCGTTTTCGCTCGTGTTCTCCCCGCGGGCGAGGACGCCGTTGTAGACGCCCTCGCTGCTCATGGCGCGGTTGGCGGAGATGTAGACGCCGCCGTCGGTGGCCTCGACCGCCCACACGGGGGTGGCGGTGAGCAGGTCGGGCAGGGTGGAGATGACGAAGGCGCCGTCCGCGTTGGTGTACACCTCCGCGCCCGCGGCGGCGGCGATCTCCTGGCAGCCTGCCCACGGGTCCGCCTCGACGTCGAACGTGCGTTTCCCGATGGGCTGGTCGGTGATCTGGCTGAGGACCGTAGCGTCGGGGATGCTGCGCTGGATGAGCGCGGTGACCGCGCCCACGACCGTCCCGGTAGCCGTGTACGGGGCAGTGAACCGGTCGTCGACGACGATCGCTTCGAGACCCTTGCCTTGCAGGGTGACGGGCCCGTCAGAGACGTCGCCGTCGACGGAGTCCAGCCGGAACACGCCGAGCGGCACCAGCTCTTCACTGCCGTCGCCGTACTCGACACCGCGGGAGATCCGCAGCCGTGCGCCGTAGGTGGCGAGCTGGTCGGCCGGGGTCCGGGGGATCAGTGTCGGGTCGGCGATGGTGACGGTGCAGGTGCGGCGGATTGCCTGCCTGCGGTCCACCGTCACCGATCCCCCGGTGTGATCCAGATCGAGGACGCGGCCGTCGGTCAGGAACAGCTGAACCTGGGTGGCCACGCGGTGCGACTCGGCGAGCTGGGCCAGGAACCGGTCGCTGACGGGGTACACCGCATCACCCCATTCGGCGGTCGAGGAGGAGATCCTCGCTGGTGGCGTACACGTCGAGGAGGTCGGCGCAGGTGGCGAACTCGGTGACGATGTCCTGCCAGGTGCGGCCAGCGGCGCCGTTGACGCCGATCGTGGTGGGCCGGTCCGCTTCGGTGAGGGGCAGCGTCCAGGACCGCCACTGCTCCTGCGCGAGCGCGCCGACGCGGCCCTCGGTGATGCCGGCGACGTTGACGTACATGTCGCTGACGCCCATGCCGGGCGCGGCCTGCCACAGCAGGACGTGGCCATCATCGAGCAGCAGGTGCAGGGCCTCCCGCTCGGCGTCGGAGCGCGTCCAGATGGCCAGGTCACCTTCAAGCCCTTGGCGCCGGCCGGACAGGACGACCTTGTTGCGCCGACCGCGGACGACGAAGCTGCTCTGCTCGATCGGCCGCTGCCATTCCGGCGCCCGCTGCACCAGCACACGCAGGTTGCGCTGCGGGTTGCCGGGGTCCTTCAGCCACGCCTCGTTGACGTCGGCCAGCGTGAGGGTGACAGCCTCCGATGAGCGTGTGGACTCCAGCGCGCCCGAGTCGAGGTGGATCTCCATCCGGTAGCTGAACGGGGTGCTCAGCGGCGCCTCGTGATCCTCGATGATCAGCAGGTCCGACGTGATCAGCACCCCGTCGAGGAGCCCAGACGGGCCGCGGACCAGAGTGCGGGCCCCGTCCTGGGTGACCCGGTACACGGTCAGCAGACGGTCGAGCGGCAGCTCCCGCAGCGTCAGGGTCGCGTACCCGCCGTCGGGATGGACGTCGACGTCGGTCAAGGGCAGCACCTGCCAGAGAGCGACCGAGTCGATGTTCAAGGCGCTGCCCGCAGCAGAGGCGTTGACCAGCACCTCGACGGCCGCCTGGGTGGCCGCAGCCGGGGCCTCGCCGTCGCTGGGCATGCCGTACCACGCTGTGCCAGGCAGCGAGTAGGCGGTACCGGCCGACGCGCCGAGATCGGCGTTGGCGGCGTCGTACCAGCGGATCCTGACCAGCACCCCCGACCAGGAGCCGGACGCCGGATGGGCGGTCAGCCGCGCACGCCAGTTCACGCCGCCGGCTACCGGGACGCGCGTCGACCGCAGCGTAGAGGTGGACGCGGTCGAGGAGGTGACGGCCAGGGAGTAGGAGCCGTCGTATGCGGCACTCCCCCACGGCGTCGACCGGGCGATCGTGGCCACCCCCGCGGCGACCGTCCACCCGGCGACGCCCTGCTCGAAGCTGCCGTCCGCATACGGCAGGACCGTGCCCGCCTGCAACTGCGGCGCCGCCGTGATCACCACGGTCTCCAGGCGCAGCACCTGCCCGGCCGCCGCACCGTCGAGGCCGGCGGCGATCGAGGCGGTGGCCGCGTTGGCAGGGGCGACCATGGACACCCGCTGCCGGTACATGCCCGTCCCCGGCGGGGCGAGCGTCGACCGTGCGGCGCCGACCTGGTTGCCGTTGCTGTCGTGGAACCGCAGCTCGATCCAGGCCTGCGCCGACAGGACGGGCGGCTGCAGGTAGGCGTAGGCGAGGTACTCCTGGCCGGGTGTGACCGCGGGCCGGTCCACGCACTGGACAGCGGCGTTACCCGCGGCGACCGCGGTCATCGCCAGGGTGTGCCCGCCCGCCAGATAGTTCGTCACGGCCCAGGACATGACCGGCACCTGGCGGGTGATCGTCGCGTTGACGAGGGCTGTCCACCCGGAGGCGTCGACCTCGGTGCTCTCCACGTTGAAGGGCAACAGGTTGCCGGTCGTGCGGATCGGCATGCCGAGGTAGACGTTCTCCCAGAAGTGGTTGACGTTCCCGGCCGCCGGCGTGGACGACAGCAGCACCTGGGCGCCGCGCGCCGCCGACGGAG includes:
- a CDS encoding N-acetylmuramoyl-L-alanine amidase: MATPMSAADFLDCLRDEGLDVVEVGNWETHNRNSKGPWGPVNGIMVHHTVTRGSATTVELCRKGHSSLPGPLCNGVITKDGRVHLVGYGRANHAGLGDPDVLAAVIAEKAPPADNEATVDGNRHFYGFECENMGDGKDPWPPEQIEAIVRAITAICRRYGWTARSAIRHLDWQPGKIDPRGPGMDWDDILNRVAARLAGATPSTPKPPAPKPLPKPVKPVVDLSRLVAAAKSNPAAKGTPVTYSGVRTVEAALVDAGLLAKRYSDGHFGTSTIDAYAKWQRKLGYRGSDADGIPGRVSLERLGDKYGFDVTP
- a CDS encoding DUF5047 domain-containing protein produces the protein MYPVSDRFLAQLAESHRVATQVQLFLTDGRVLDLDHTGGSVTVDRRQAIRRTCTVTIADPTLIPRTPADQLATYGARLRISRGVEYGDGSEELVPLGVFRLDSVDGDVSDGPVTLQGKGLEAIVVDDRFTAPYTATGTVVGAVTALIQRSIPDATVLSQITDQPIGKRTFDVEADPWAGCQEIAAAAGAEVYTNADGAFVISTLPDLLTATPVWAVEATDGGVYISANRAMSSEGVYNGVLARGENTSENAPPVSALAVDSDTSSPTYWGGPFGRRPLFYSSSTLTTVNACAQAANLKLAAARAPNASGDISSLPNPALEPGDVLRVMHEDGTRELHQVASFSVPLDEGGSFPISTISAKEDA